From the genome of Streptomyces sp. NBC_00659, one region includes:
- a CDS encoding Clp protease N-terminal domain-containing protein, which translates to MTTNSPGKASVRLDDLIEAIKKVHSDALDQLQDAVIAADHLGDVADHLIGHFVDQARRSGASWTDIGRSMGVTRQAAQKRFVPKAEADLDPSQGFGRYTPRARKVVMVAHNECKALGGTEGLPEHLVLGLLSEPDALGARAITAQGVSLDAVREAAVAALPPAADEVPELVPYGPAAKKVLELTFREALRLGHNYVGTEHILLALLEFENGEGVLSGAGVDKAATEAHVGRMLTELVELAEKKTEAQAKADAGSEERP; encoded by the coding sequence ATGACGACGAACTCACCAGGCAAGGCATCCGTGCGTCTCGACGACCTCATCGAGGCCATCAAGAAGGTGCACAGCGACGCGCTCGACCAGCTCCAGGACGCGGTGATCGCGGCCGACCACCTGGGCGACGTGGCCGACCATCTGATCGGGCACTTCGTGGACCAGGCCCGGCGTTCGGGGGCTTCCTGGACGGACATCGGCAGGAGCATGGGCGTCACCCGGCAGGCCGCGCAGAAGCGGTTCGTGCCGAAGGCGGAGGCGGACCTCGACCCCAGTCAGGGGTTCGGCCGCTACACCCCGCGGGCCCGCAAGGTGGTCATGGTCGCGCACAACGAGTGCAAGGCCCTGGGCGGCACCGAGGGACTGCCCGAGCACCTCGTCCTCGGCCTGCTCAGCGAGCCCGACGCGCTCGGCGCCAGGGCGATCACCGCGCAGGGAGTCTCCCTGGACGCCGTCCGCGAGGCGGCCGTCGCCGCGCTCCCGCCGGCCGCCGACGAGGTCCCCGAACTGGTCCCCTACGGACCGGCCGCCAAGAAGGTCCTGGAACTCACGTTCCGCGAGGCCCTCCGCCTCGGCCACAACTACGTCGGCACCGAACACATCCTGCTCGCCCTGCTGGAGTTCGAGAACGGCGAGGGCGTTCTCAGCGGCGCGGGCGTCGACAAGGCGGCGACCGAGGCGCACGTCGGGCGCATGCTCACGGAGCTCGTGGAGCTCGCGGAGAAGAAGACGGAAGCGCAGGCGAAGGCGGACGCCGGGTCCGAGGAGCGGCCGTAG
- a CDS encoding DUF2786 domain-containing protein, whose product MSTSSTVERAFAAALYADTDTSLDAGASALAADPASDAELARRGAEFVAAAWRRGWQPADVVRIVRRDLDDVHVRLLISLVLEEREGDRAPRGARWAAQLDELEAEPHDLRADRFSRATATLELYRLLLRLPSIEPLDPPRAPVTASAPQETRMLTRIRALLAKAEATGFPEEAEALSAKAQELMARHSIDEALLAARTHAKDAPGACRIGVEPPYETAKAVLLDAVAGANRCRAVWNDALCFSTVVGFEPDLEAVELLYTSLLVQATAAMTKAEAAQRAGGRKRTKTFRQSFLAAYAHRIGDRLASVAEEQVTATEGELLPVLAARDVAVTDHLDRMFPETVTTRMRGVTDEAGWHEGAAAADRAQVRGRRPLP is encoded by the coding sequence ATGAGTACGTCCAGCACTGTGGAGCGCGCCTTCGCGGCCGCCCTCTACGCCGACACCGACACCTCGCTCGACGCCGGAGCCTCCGCGCTCGCCGCCGATCCGGCCTCCGACGCCGAACTCGCCCGGCGCGGCGCGGAGTTCGTCGCGGCGGCCTGGCGGCGCGGCTGGCAGCCCGCCGATGTCGTACGGATCGTGCGGCGCGACCTGGACGACGTACACGTACGCCTGCTGATCTCCCTGGTGCTCGAGGAGAGGGAGGGCGACCGCGCGCCCCGGGGTGCGCGCTGGGCGGCCCAGCTCGACGAGCTGGAGGCCGAACCCCACGACCTCCGGGCCGACCGTTTCTCGCGCGCCACCGCGACTCTGGAGCTCTACCGTCTGCTCCTGCGCCTGCCCTCCATCGAGCCACTGGACCCGCCCCGGGCGCCGGTCACGGCCTCCGCCCCGCAGGAGACCCGCATGCTCACCCGCATCCGCGCCCTGCTGGCGAAGGCGGAGGCGACCGGGTTCCCGGAGGAGGCGGAGGCGCTCAGTGCCAAGGCGCAGGAGCTGATGGCGCGGCACAGCATCGACGAGGCCCTGCTCGCGGCGCGGACCCACGCGAAGGACGCGCCCGGCGCCTGCCGCATCGGTGTCGAGCCGCCGTACGAGACGGCCAAGGCCGTGCTCCTGGACGCGGTCGCGGGGGCGAACCGCTGCCGGGCCGTGTGGAACGACGCCCTCTGCTTCTCGACCGTCGTCGGCTTCGAACCCGACCTGGAAGCCGTCGAGCTCCTCTACACCTCGCTCCTCGTGCAGGCCACGGCGGCGATGACGAAGGCGGAGGCGGCGCAGCGGGCGGGCGGCCGCAAACGCACGAAGACCTTCCGGCAGTCGTTCCTGGCGGCGTACGCGCACCGGATCGGCGACCGGCTCGCGTCGGTCGCCGAGGAACAGGTGACCGCCACGGAGGGGGAGCTGCTGCCGGTCCTGGCGGCCCGCGACGTGGCGGTCACGGACCATCTGGACAGGATGTTCCCGGAGACGGTGACGACCCGGATGCGCGGGGTCACCGACGAGGCCGGATGGCACGAGGGCGCCGCGGCGGCGGACCGGGCCCAGGTCAGGGGCAGGCGGCCGCTCCCGTAG
- a CDS encoding DUF4232 domain-containing protein, whose product MRALPIAVTVLAAALALTSCDGGGSGSSSGSGKSGDTSGSAKKAAVAACAIGDAGIQVGPANPATAAGDTGNIPVTLTNKGARCTLKGFPGLTVEADGTSAEIAADESAAPQELTLAKDDTASFTITYVRGAEGDAKTLPAKTLKISLPGADTTQSFPWSFGPVAGKGSATEPNASVTPFQHAGD is encoded by the coding sequence ATGCGCGCTCTGCCCATCGCCGTCACCGTCCTCGCGGCGGCCCTCGCTCTGACCTCCTGCGACGGCGGCGGCTCCGGCAGCTCCAGCGGCTCCGGGAAGTCCGGTGACACGTCCGGCTCGGCGAAGAAGGCAGCCGTCGCGGCCTGTGCGATCGGTGACGCCGGAATCCAGGTCGGTCCCGCGAACCCCGCCACGGCCGCCGGGGACACGGGAAACATCCCGGTCACCCTCACCAACAAGGGCGCCCGGTGCACGCTGAAGGGCTTCCCCGGGCTCACCGTGGAGGCGGACGGCACCTCGGCGGAGATCGCGGCGGACGAGTCCGCGGCGCCGCAGGAGCTCACCCTCGCCAAGGACGACACCGCGTCCTTCACCATCACCTACGTGCGGGGCGCGGAGGGCGACGCGAAGACCCTCCCCGCGAAGACGCTGAAGATCAGCCTGCCCGGCGCCGACACCACGCAGAGCTTCCCGTGGTCGTTCGGTCCGGTGGCCGGGAAGGGATCGGCGACCGAGCCGAACGCCTCCGTGACACCGTTCCAGCACGCGGGCGACTGA
- a CDS encoding VOC family protein, with amino-acid sequence MNITHASFVTLPVADQDRALRFYRDVLGFEATADLDMPPGRWLQVAPKGAQTVFTLSGPGMGDFTPGETRGIMLVTTDVDADCTRLAAAGVTVEGPDDLPWGRMASFRDPDGNGLMLVTEKALESASE; translated from the coding sequence ATGAACATCACTCACGCCTCCTTCGTCACGCTTCCCGTCGCCGACCAGGACCGGGCCCTTCGCTTCTATCGGGACGTCCTCGGCTTCGAGGCCACCGCCGACCTGGACATGCCGCCCGGCCGGTGGCTCCAGGTGGCGCCGAAGGGGGCGCAGACCGTCTTCACGCTCTCGGGTCCGGGGATGGGGGATTTCACGCCCGGAGAGACCCGGGGGATCATGTTGGTGACGACCGATGTCGACGCCGACTGCACGCGGCTCGCCGCCGCCGGTGTCACGGTGGAGGGTCCCGACGACCTTCCCTGGGGCCGCATGGCCTCGTTCCGGGACCCTGACGGCAACGGTCTGATGCTGGTCACGGAAAAGGCCCTGGAGTCGGCCTCGGAGTAG
- a CDS encoding ArsR/SmtB family transcription factor has translation MLRLLREQGPQPVQALADHFAMRRPSLSEHLKVLREAGLVSEERAGRQRIYRLEAAPLADVQDWLHPYERFWRDRLKGLGDLLDRMPDDVET, from the coding sequence GTGCTCCGGCTGCTGCGTGAGCAGGGGCCCCAGCCCGTTCAGGCGCTTGCCGACCACTTCGCCATGCGGCGCCCCAGCCTCTCGGAACACCTCAAGGTGCTCCGGGAGGCCGGGCTCGTGTCCGAGGAGCGCGCGGGCCGGCAGCGCATCTACCGCCTGGAGGCCGCCCCGCTCGCCGACGTCCAGGACTGGCTCCATCCGTACGAGCGGTTCTGGCGCGACAGGCTGAAGGGCCTCGGCGACCTCCTGGACCGCATGCCCGACGATGTCGAGACATGA
- a CDS encoding SRPBCC family protein produces the protein MTPDPQGANPDPESVNPDVEGVNPDARGPVPDDDDLTTIRVAQFLPHPPAKVWRALTEPELLAQWQMPGSENFRLEVGHRYTLTAVPRPNTNFSGTVDVRVLAYEPQRMLSVRWADANARRPADWTITWTLEQEGRGTRLFLVHEGFDPDDPTQMMARKIMDGGWRSHVMRSLGNALDRM, from the coding sequence ATGACCCCCGATCCGCAGGGCGCGAACCCCGACCCGGAGAGCGTGAACCCCGACGTGGAGGGCGTGAACCCCGATGCGCGGGGTCCGGTCCCTGACGACGACGACCTGACGACCATCCGCGTCGCCCAGTTCCTGCCGCATCCGCCCGCCAAGGTCTGGCGGGCGCTCACCGAGCCCGAACTGCTCGCGCAGTGGCAGATGCCGGGGTCCGAGAACTTCCGGCTCGAAGTCGGTCACCGGTACACGCTGACCGCCGTCCCGCGCCCCAACACGAACTTCTCCGGCACCGTTGACGTGCGTGTTCTCGCCTACGAGCCGCAGCGGATGCTGAGCGTCCGCTGGGCCGACGCGAACGCGCGGCGACCGGCGGACTGGACCATTACCTGGACGCTGGAACAGGAAGGGCGCGGTACGCGTCTCTTCCTAGTACACGAGGGATTCGATCCGGACGATCCCACACAGATGATGGCGCGGAAGATCATGGACGGGGGCTGGAGGTCGCATGTGATGCGATCTCTGGGGAATGCGCTGGACCGGATGTAG
- a CDS encoding DUF397 domain-containing protein, with translation MDHDVFDVDDVYDGMAEFVYNGMAATELDGVAWQKSRHSNSQGSCVEFARLPGGDVAVRNSRFPEGPALVYTRAEIEAMLLGIKDGEFDHLVAG, from the coding sequence GTGGACCACGACGTGTTCGACGTGGATGACGTGTACGACGGTATGGCTGAATTCGTGTACAACGGCATGGCTGCGACCGAGCTTGACGGCGTCGCCTGGCAGAAGAGCAGGCACAGCAACTCACAGGGTTCCTGCGTGGAGTTCGCGCGGCTGCCCGGCGGTGACGTGGCCGTGCGGAACTCGCGGTTCCCCGAGGGGCCCGCGCTCGTCTACACACGCGCCGAGATCGAAGCCATGCTCCTGGGCATCAAGGACGGCGAGTTCGACCACCTGGTCGCGGGCTGA
- a CDS encoding ATP-binding protein, which translates to MGTNGSTMLEPLRQGLPPLDPAAVSSAASCALPARYEAVREARQFTRGTLEQWEIGDRFDDVCLVVSELVTNALRHALPADTPRKDDQGPPVRLHLMRWTSRLVCAVRDPSHESPVAGDSDDFSAESGRGLFLVDSFSDSWGWHPLAGTLSGKVVWALFRLGAQPGTAALNSE; encoded by the coding sequence ATGGGGACGAATGGATCGACCATGCTCGAACCCTTACGGCAGGGACTTCCGCCTCTCGATCCCGCGGCCGTGTCCAGCGCCGCTTCGTGCGCCTTGCCCGCCCGCTACGAAGCGGTGCGCGAGGCCCGGCAGTTCACCCGCGGAACGCTGGAACAGTGGGAGATCGGCGACCGTTTCGACGACGTCTGCCTGGTGGTCTCCGAACTCGTCACCAACGCCCTGCGGCACGCGCTGCCCGCGGACACCCCCCGCAAGGACGACCAAGGGCCGCCCGTACGGCTGCACTTGATGAGGTGGACCTCACGGCTGGTGTGCGCGGTGCGCGATCCCAGTCACGAGAGTCCGGTCGCCGGCGACTCGGACGACTTCTCGGCGGAGTCGGGGCGCGGCCTCTTCCTGGTCGACTCGTTCTCGGACAGCTGGGGCTGGCACCCGCTCGCCGGAACGCTCAGCGGCAAGGTCGTCTGGGCGCTGTTCCGGCTGGGAGCACAGCCGGGGACGGCCGCGCTCAACTCCGAATAA
- a CDS encoding helix-turn-helix domain-containing protein, with the protein MLLGSHLRRLREARGITREAAGYSIRASESKISRMELGRVSFKTRDVEDLLTLYGITDEAERKSLVSLAKEANVAGWWHSYSDVLPSWFPTYVGLEGAAHLIRVYEVQFVHGLLQTEAYAHAVVRRGMKGASAGDVDRRVALRLERQKYLVSENAPEFHIVLDEAALRRPYGDREVMRGQLQHLIEVSERPNVRLQVMPFSFGGHSGESGAFTILSFPESDLSDVVYLEQLTSALYLDKREDVNQYEGALKQLQQDSPGPDESRDLLRGLLQLS; encoded by the coding sequence ATGCTGCTGGGGTCACATCTGCGGCGCCTGCGTGAGGCGCGTGGCATCACCCGTGAAGCGGCCGGCTACTCGATCCGTGCCTCCGAATCGAAGATCAGCCGTATGGAGTTGGGAAGGGTGAGCTTCAAGACCCGCGATGTCGAGGATCTGCTGACGCTCTACGGCATCACCGACGAGGCCGAGCGCAAGTCCCTGGTCTCGCTCGCCAAGGAGGCCAACGTCGCGGGCTGGTGGCACAGTTACTCCGACGTCCTGCCCAGCTGGTTCCCCACCTACGTCGGCCTGGAAGGCGCGGCCCACCTGATCCGGGTGTACGAGGTGCAGTTCGTGCACGGACTGCTCCAGACCGAGGCGTACGCCCACGCCGTCGTCCGGCGCGGGATGAAGGGCGCCTCCGCCGGCGACGTCGACCGGCGGGTGGCCCTGCGCCTGGAGCGGCAGAAGTACCTCGTCTCCGAGAACGCCCCCGAGTTCCACATCGTCCTCGACGAGGCCGCGCTGCGCCGCCCGTACGGCGACCGCGAGGTGATGCGCGGACAGCTCCAGCACCTGATCGAGGTCTCCGAGCGGCCCAACGTGCGGCTTCAGGTCATGCCGTTCAGCTTCGGCGGGCACTCCGGGGAGAGCGGCGCCTTCACCATCCTGAGCTTCCCCGAGTCCGATCTGTCGGACGTCGTCTATCTGGAGCAGCTCACCAGCGCGCTCTACCTGGACAAACGCGAGGACGTCAACCAGTACGAGGGCGCGCTCAAGCAGCTCCAGCAGGACAGCCCCGGACCGGACGAGAGCCGCGATCTGCTGCGAGGACTGCTCCAGCTCTCCTGA